The Candidatus Woesearchaeota archaeon genome has a segment encoding these proteins:
- a CDS encoding DoxX family protein produces MKECKEWAPLFLRLSLGVLFLVFGSMKLFGGLEGTTDMFGKLGIPAAGFFALVVGIVEFVGGIALLVGFFTRYFSMLLAVIILVAIVKVHLPNGFNFMNGGYAMHLVVLGALLSLICSGSGKSSLERALFKREF; encoded by the coding sequence ATGAAAGAATGTAAAGAATGGGCACCATTATTTCTGCGGTTAAGTTTAGGTGTATTATTTTTAGTTTTTGGAAGTATGAAATTATTTGGTGGGTTAGAAGGAACAACTGATATGTTTGGGAAATTAGGGATTCCAGCAGCAGGGTTTTTCGCGCTGGTTGTAGGAATAGTAGAATTTGTTGGTGGCATTGCATTGCTTGTTGGATTTTTTACGCGATATTTCTCAATGTTATTAGCAGTGATTATATTAGTAGCAATAGTTAAAGTGCATTTGCCAAATGGATTTAACTTTATGAATGGTGGATATGCTATGCATTTAGTTGTGTTAGGCGCATTGCTCAGCTTGATATGTTCAGGATCAGGTAAATCCAGTTTAGAACGAGCATTGTTTAAGCGAGAGTTTTAA
- a CDS encoding DUF3419 family protein produces MFRVTNEDLQAIVEGLDVQADDIVLAICGSGDQALALLEFASRVIAVDNNNEQLKFARKKIDDLVALDPKRFVHEYYIVNALHMYGFIYFSVDYDLIERNYGSANVERLQRIRDKIPQLELRLVRDISDALPIQGLTKIYLSNILLGDKDGFEAECRYLENLANNLPVGGLIYYGWEDPLTDGSGADKERYWPRNLVVDEELTAKARKEFGGDLTSPIVYRKIP; encoded by the coding sequence ATGTTCCGTGTTACTAACGAAGACTTGCAGGCAATTGTAGAAGGTTTAGATGTTCAAGCTGATGACATTGTTCTTGCTATTTGTGGTTCTGGTGATCAGGCATTAGCTCTGCTTGAGTTTGCCTCGAGAGTAATTGCAGTTGATAACAATAATGAGCAATTGAAGTTTGCACGAAAGAAAATAGATGATCTTGTCGCACTTGATCCTAAGAGATTTGTTCATGAATATTATATAGTTAATGCTCTCCATATGTATGGATTTATTTATTTTTCTGTTGACTATGATTTGATAGAAAGAAATTATGGCTCTGCTAATGTTGAGCGCCTACAACGAATTCGAGATAAAATACCACAGTTAGAGTTAAGATTGGTAAGAGATATTAGTGATGCATTGCCCATTCAAGGATTAACTAAGATTTATCTTTCAAATATTTTATTAGGAGATAAAGATGGATTTGAAGCAGAATGCAGGTATTTAGAAAACTTGGCAAATAATCTTCCTGTTGGGGGGTTAATTTATTATGGATGGGAGGATCCTCTTACAGATGGTTCTGGTGCTGATAAAGAAAGATACTGGCCAAGAAATTTAGTTGTTGATGAAGAATTAACTGCAAAAGCAAGAAAAGAATTTGGAGGAGATCTTACTTCACCAATTGTTTATAGAAAAATACCATAA
- a CDS encoding 8-oxo-dGTP diphosphatase → MKLGTLCYIRKNGKTLMMHRVKKENDMHRDKWNGLGGKLEQGETPEECVIREVKEECGLTLKNPSMKGVLTFPAFDGNDEWRVFVFVANEFQGEIIDSTEGNLQWIDDSELLNLNLWDGDKIFLKWLDQERFFSAKFIYEMGKLISHTVVFHN, encoded by the coding sequence ATGAAACTGGGAACTCTTTGTTATATTCGAAAGAATGGAAAAACGTTGATGATGCATCGTGTCAAAAAGGAAAATGACATGCATAGAGATAAATGGAATGGTTTAGGTGGAAAATTAGAACAGGGAGAAACTCCAGAGGAATGTGTAATTCGTGAAGTCAAAGAGGAATGTGGTTTAACGCTGAAAAATCCTTCTATGAAAGGCGTTTTAACATTTCCAGCATTTGATGGAAACGATGAGTGGCGTGTTTTTGTTTTTGTCGCCAATGAATTTCAAGGTGAAATTATTGATTCAACAGAAGGCAACCTGCAATGGATAGATGATAGTGAACTATTGAACCTTAATCTATGGGATGGCGACAAAATATTTTTGAAGTGGTTAGATCAAGAACGATTTTTCTCTGCAAAATTTATTTATGAAATGGGTAAATTAATAAGTCATACTGTGGTTTTCCATAACTAA
- a CDS encoding sodium:calcium antiporter, which yields MLLTSLLLFLVFSLLLVVSGGYLVKLILKIASFLKLSDFVVAFIIMAFSTSIPELFIGISSAIKGNPALSLGNVIGSNIADVSIIIGIAALVRRGVRTKNPFIKKDSLFMFLIAMIPILLMLFDKTLSRIDGTILIIIFLFYVGHLFRERRQIENKLDQKSINNRNNNNNNNQNIVITVILFVVCLGILFLSSHFVVEYATQLAIDLFLPPILIGLFLLALGTSLPELIFEMRAVLARKGDLALGDAMGSVVCNSTLVLGITAIISPITNGFLLFVTSAIFMIFILFLFMALIKSKKGLSIRGAITLILMYIFFILFEFYFKSKY from the coding sequence ATGCTCTTAACCTCACTATTATTGTTTTTGGTATTTTCTTTACTGTTAGTAGTCAGCGGAGGCTATTTAGTTAAATTGATTCTTAAAATTGCTTCTTTTCTCAAACTCAGTGACTTTGTGGTTGCATTTATTATTATGGCATTTTCAACATCAATACCTGAGTTGTTTATAGGTATTAGCTCTGCAATTAAAGGAAATCCTGCATTGTCACTTGGTAATGTCATAGGATCAAACATTGCTGATGTCAGCATCATCATAGGGATTGCAGCATTAGTAAGAAGAGGCGTGCGCACTAAAAATCCCTTTATTAAAAAGGACAGCTTATTCATGTTTTTAATAGCTATGATTCCTATTCTTCTTATGCTCTTTGATAAAACATTATCAAGAATTGATGGAACCATATTAATCATTATTTTTTTATTTTATGTAGGGCATTTATTCAGAGAAAGAAGGCAGATAGAGAATAAATTGGATCAAAAATCCATAAACAACAGAAATAATAATAATAATAATAACCAAAATATTGTCATAACTGTTATCTTATTTGTAGTATGTTTAGGTATTCTTTTTCTCAGCTCACATTTTGTGGTAGAATACGCTACACAACTAGCTATTGATTTATTTTTACCACCGATATTAATAGGATTATTTTTACTTGCACTCGGCACTTCGTTGCCAGAATTAATCTTTGAGATGAGAGCTGTTTTAGCAAGAAAAGGAGACTTAGCGCTCGGCGATGCTATGGGAAGTGTTGTCTGCAATTCAACACTTGTTTTAGGTATAACTGCAATAATTTCTCCGATAACAAATGGTTTTTTGCTCTTTGTAACGAGTGCAATTTTTATGATTTTTATTTTATTTTTGTTCATGGCGCTTATTAAAAGTAAAAAAGGGCTATCAATAAGAGGAGCAATAACATTGATACTGATGTATATTTTCTTTATTCTGTTTGAATTTTATTTTAAATCTAAATATTAA
- a CDS encoding AsnC family transcriptional regulator, with the protein MVFQRFNEAELNPLKLDTRDLKILSMLSCDARTPLAVLAKETYVSKVAVHNRIKVLEEKGIIQGYAASLDLRMLGYFTYHIFMVINETNDTKKQHLIDFLIKHPNTKNVVEYSDRWDLEWVLIAKDVQEFDTIVIEITNTFADIIVEKHKFEVIYGYKSVNYPILSEYATEKMMLMKHQQNEKSSLDEHDLKIITTLAEHAGASILKIAELTQLTPDIIRYRMKKLEQSSLIRQYASIINLTHLNLHWHTLCVDLKTFNTKNEIKFKEYISTKPQIIRAVKVLGDWDIMMHIVAATIQEVHQITKDFEQNFNDILINYQSFLGFKEHYYTTFPKVLGT; encoded by the coding sequence ATGGTATTTCAACGTTTTAATGAAGCAGAACTTAACCCTTTAAAGCTCGATACAAGGGATTTAAAAATACTCTCTATGTTGTCTTGTGATGCAAGAACCCCTTTGGCAGTTTTAGCCAAAGAAACATATGTTTCAAAAGTAGCAGTGCATAATAGGATTAAGGTACTGGAAGAAAAGGGTATAATTCAAGGGTATGCTGCTTCATTAGACCTGCGTATGTTGGGTTATTTTACCTATCATATTTTTATGGTTATTAATGAAACCAATGATACTAAAAAACAACATTTAATTGATTTTCTTATAAAGCATCCGAACACTAAAAATGTTGTTGAATACAGTGATCGTTGGGACTTGGAATGGGTGCTTATTGCAAAAGATGTCCAGGAATTTGATACTATTGTTATTGAGATTACCAATACTTTTGCAGATATTATTGTTGAAAAACATAAATTTGAAGTTATTTATGGTTATAAATCAGTTAATTATCCTATTCTCTCAGAATATGCAACTGAAAAAATGATGTTAATGAAACATCAGCAAAACGAGAAATCTTCATTAGATGAGCATGATCTTAAAATTATTACGACATTAGCTGAACATGCAGGTGCTTCAATATTAAAAATTGCTGAACTCACGCAATTAACACCAGATATTATCCGTTATCGGATGAAAAAGCTGGAACAAAGTTCACTGATACGGCAATATGCTTCTATAATTAACTTAACGCATCTTAATTTGCATTGGCATACGCTCTGTGTTGACTTAAAAACGTTTAATACAAAAAATGAAATTAAATTCAAAGAATATATCTCAACAAAACCACAAATAATTCGCGCGGTTAAAGTTTTAGGCGATTGGGACATTATGATGCATATTGTTGCAGCAACTATTCAAGAAGTGCATCAAATTACAAAAGATTTCGAACAAAACTTTAATGATATTTTAATTAATTACCAGTCATTTCTTGGCTTTAAAGAACATTATTATACTACATTCCCCAAAGTTCTTGGTACGTAA